The Arachis duranensis cultivar V14167 chromosome 2, aradu.V14167.gnm2.J7QH, whole genome shotgun sequence genome has a window encoding:
- the LOC107476324 gene encoding LOW QUALITY PROTEIN: transcription initiation factor TFIID subunit 12-like (The sequence of the model RefSeq protein was modified relative to this genomic sequence to represent the inferred CDS: inserted 3 bases in 2 codons): MAIGVPEHHQSPYPPPFSSSFGQHFGGLDRTGVSVGESASNNASSQVRPPMQRMGMLGSLGSGSQMRPGGIPAHQQRPVQSSLRPPPPAQNSPTTVSQSFQGHGLIRTSSVGTPATPSPSVPQSMQSLNQPWLSSGPQGKPPLPTSSYRQHPQQVNPPASLQQRAHIPQQQQSTPAASQPQPSLPSNQSQEHFGQQVPPSRAPHIPQQQQVTRLQVPGNQKPSTLVAAQSAAAQPGIQSRLATVDTDEPXYSVLCKRSIHEIVSQVDPAEKLDPDVADIPVDIAENFLESITKSGCSLAKHRKSTTLEAKDILLHLEKTWNMTLXGFGDEIKSYKRPVASDIHKERLAAIKKSMVAAEAAHARGSAGQASGGAKGSQAKTPLNVLGSPNSKN; the protein is encoded by the exons ATGGCGATCGGTGTGCCCGAGCACCACCAGAGCCCTTACCCTCCGCCATTTTCCTCTTCCTTTGGTCAGCATTTCGGTGGTTTGGACCGAACCGGAGTTAGCGTCGGAGAATCTGCCTCCAATAATGCATCTTCTCAG GTGAGACCACCAATGCAACGAATGGGAATGTTGGGTTCGCTTGGATCTGGATCACAAATGCGGCCAGGTGGGATACCTGCACATCAACAGAGACCTGTTCAATCATCTCTCAGACCACCGCCCCCTGCACAGAACAGTCCAACTACTGTTTCGCAA AGCTTCCAAGGGCATGGACTAATAAGAACCTCATCAGTGGGAACACCTGCAACACCATCTCCAAGTGTACCTCAAAGTATGCAGTCACTTAATCAGCCGTGGTTGTCATCTGGACCACAGGGGAAGCCTCCTTTGCCGACCTCTTCTTATAGGCAGCACCCGCAGCAAGTAAACCCACCAGCGTCCTTGCAGCAAAGGGCTCACATTCCTCAGCAGCAGCAGTCTACACCAGCAGCATCACAGCCGCAGCCATCTTTGCCATCTAATCAATCACAGGAGCATTTTGGGCAACAAGTTCCCCCATCAAGGGCTCCACATATCCCTCAGCAGCAGCAGGTTACAAGGCTACAGGTCCCAGGAAATCAGAAACCTTCAACTCTTGTGGCTGCTCAATCCGCTGCAGCTCAACCAGGAATTCAAAGTAGATTAGCTACTGTGGATACTGATGAAC TGTATAGTGTTCTCTGCAAAAGAAGCATCCATGAGATAGTCAGTCAG GTTGATCCAGCTGAAAAGTTGGATCCTGATGTCGCAGACATTCCTGTCGATATTGCAGAAAATTTTCTAGAGTCT ATAACAAAATCTGGTTGCTCCCTAGCTAAGCATCGGAAATCAACAACATTGGAAGCAAAAGACATACTTTTACATCTAG AGAAAACTTGGAATATGACACT TGGATTTGGTGATGAAATTAAAAGCTACAAAAGACCG GTTGCAAGTGATATTCACAAGGAGCGACTAGCGGCT ATAAAGAAATCAATGGTAGCAGCGGAGGCAGCACATGCTAGGGGCTCTGCTGGCCAAGCATCCGGTGGCGCAAAGGGTAGCCAGGCAAAGACACCCTTGAATGTCCTTGGCTCTCCCAACTCTAAAAACTGA
- the LOC107476208 gene encoding uridine nucleosidase 1 produces MANSLLHEPQKLIIDTDPGIDDSITIMMAFESPEVEIIGMTTIFGNVTTQGATHNALLLCELAGHQNVPVAEGSPEPLKGGIPRVADSIHGSDGLGNMFLAPPKAKKIDKFASEFLVEKVSEYPGQVSVLALGPLTNLALAIKRDSSFASKVKKIVVLGGSVLALGNVNPAAEANIYGDPEAADIVFTSGANIVVVGLNITTQIKFTDADLLELKESRGKYAHLLSNMCKFYRDWHVNSDGFYGIFLHDPVSFVALVQPNLFTYKKGVMRVETQGICEGHTIMDLGLKKWNTSNPWTGYSPVSVAWTVNVDEVLRFIKERLMKS; encoded by the exons ATGGCGAATTCTCTACTCCATGAACCCCAGAAGCTCATCATTGATACTGACCCCGGAATTG aTGATAGCATTACAATTATGATGGCATTTGAGAGTCCAGAGGTGGAGATCATAGGCATGACCACCATTTTTGGTAATGTTACTACACAAGGTGCCACACACAATGCTCTTCTTTTG TGTGAGCTTGCAGGACATCAAAATGTTCCAGTAGCAGAAGGCAGCCCTGAACCACTTAAg GGTGGAATTCCTAGGGTTGCTGATTCAATTCATGGTTCTGATGGATTGGGAAATATGTTCTTGGCACCACCAAAAGCTAAGAAAATTGATAAGTTTGCTTCTGAATTTTTAGTGGAGAAAGTTTCAGAATATCCTGGCCAAGTATCTGTTCTAGCACTTGGACCTTTAACAAACTTAGCTTTG GCCATCAAAAGGGATTCTTCTTTTGCAAGCAAGGTGAAGAAAATAGTTGTTCTTGGTGGTTCTGTTTTGGCCTTAGGAAATGTTAATCCTGCTGCAGAAGCAAAT ATCTATGGAGACCCAGAAGCAGCAGATATTGTGTTTACTTCTGGAGCtaacattgttgttgttggattAAACATTACAACCCAAATCAAATTCACAG ATGCTGACCTCCTTGAATTGAAGGAATCCAGAGGAAAGTATGCACATTTATTGAGTAACATGTGCAAATTCTATAGGGATTGGCATGTTAATTCTGATGGTTTCTATG GAATTTTCCTACATGACCCTGTCTCTTTTGTGGCACTTGTGCAACCaaatttatttacttataaGAAGGGAGTAATGAGAGTAGAGACACAAGGCATTTGTGAGGGACATACAATTATGGACCTAGGACTAAAAAA ATGGAATACAAGTAACCCATGGACAGGTTATTCCCCAGTTTCAGTTGCTTGGACGGTGAATGTTGATGAAGTTCTTCGTTTTATTAAGGAAAGACTCATGAAATCATGA
- the LOC107476323 gene encoding uncharacterized protein LOC107476323: MDNKRKDQPSSASTNYHHRRNVKPKPNPEPQDPEIRELQTLPLFPTGPLFQSSPSSNHSQDPELSSPPQPPPAPAVVDDLDIVITPPFPWATDRPAKVHTLQYLKQNKILTIKGDVQCGSCRKKFEMEFDLKKKATEHGKFLKDHRASMHSRCPKEWMNPNSIACKFCGQEKSVKPVIGSWKDHSINWLFLWLGEFIGFCTLEDLRYFCKYNKLHRTAAKDRFVFNAYTEIFKQLIRVD; this comes from the coding sequence ATGGATAACAAGAGAAAAGATCAACCTTCATCAGCCTCCACCAACTACCACCACCGCCGCAATGTGAAACCGAAGCCCAATCCAGAGCCTCAAGATCCAGAAATCAGAGAATTGCAGacactccctctcttccctaCCGGACCATTATTCCAATCTTCACCTTCTTCCAATCATTCACAGGATCCAGAGCTTTCATCACCACCACAACCACCACCGGCACCGGCCGTCGTCGACGACCTTGACATAGTCATCACTCCTCCCTTTCCATGGGCCACTGATCGTCCGGCGAAAGTCCACACACTCCAATATCTGAAACAAAACAAGATCTTAACAATCAAAGGAGACGTTCAATGTGGAAGCTGTCGCAAAAAATTCGAAATGGAGTTCGATTTAAAGAAAAAGGCTACAGAGCATGGAAAGTTCTTGAAGGATCACAGAGCTTCCATGCATAGTCGCTGTCCAAAAGAGTGGATGAATCCGAATTCGATTGCATGCAAATTCTGCGGCCAAGAAAAAAGTGTGAAGCCTGTTATTGGAAGTTGGAAGGATCACTCCATTAATTGGTTGTTTCTTTGGTTAGGTGAGTTCATAGGGTTTTGCACTTTAGAAGATTTGAGGTATTTTTGTAAGTACAATAAATTGCATAGAACTGCAGCTAAAGATAGATTTGTTTTCAACGCTTACACTGAAATCTTCAAACAACTCATTCGAGTCGATTAG
- the LOC107476207 gene encoding zinc finger A20 and AN1 domain-containing stress-associated protein 4, with the protein MAEEHPCQAPEGHRLCVNNCGFFGSSATMNLCSKCFREQESAKSTIENALSTATATATSSVAAFPSPSPSTSSSPAPTPAAVESFVPQPVELEASSSVTVSVTTSSNPGAPIQPNRCATCRKRVGLTGFKCRCGVTFCGAHRYPEKHACAFDFKTVGREEIARANPVIKAEKLDRI; encoded by the coding sequence ATGGCGGAAGAACATCCATGCCAAGCTCCTGAAGGTCACAGGCTCTGTGTCAACAACTGCGGGTTTTTCGGTAGCTCAGCCACCATGAATCTCTGCTCCAAATGCTTCAGAGAACAAGAATCCGCAAAATCTACGATCGAGAACGCTCTCTCCACCGCCACAGCCACCGCAACCTCCTCCGTCGCCGCCTTTCCATCTCCGTCACCGTCCACGTCGTCTTCTCCGGCGCCAACGCCAGCCGCCGTCGAATCCTTTGTTCCTCAACCGGTTGAGCTAGAAGCTTCGAGCTCCGTAACGGTTTCTGTAACGACCAGCTCGAATCCCGGAGCTCCGATTCAGCCGAACCGTTGCGCTACATGCCGTAAACGAGTCGGGTTGACCGGGTTCAAGTGCAGGTGCGGTGTCACGTTCTGCGGGGCCCACAGGTACCCGGAAAAACACGCGTGCGCTTTCGATTTTAAGACGGTGGGAAGGGAGGAGATAGCACGTGCCAACCCCGTGATCAAGGCGGAGAAACTCGATAGGATCTGA